Proteins from a single region of Sinorhizobium alkalisoli:
- a CDS encoding CatB-related O-acetyltransferase: MRSSHLAPDSGAKFPIAEFPRIGFLKNLVRSPLIEIGEYSYYDDPEGPECFEEKCVLYHYDFIGDRLVIGRFCALATGVQFIMNGANHALDGFSTFPFGIFPGSWREASDPAAHTAGHRGDTIVGNDVWIGMEATIMPGVRIGDGAIIAAKSVVAKDVPPYAVVAGNPARIVRTRFPAEAIERLLEIAWWHWPIDKVTRNIAAITGADLKALEGAR; the protein is encoded by the coding sequence ATGCGATCCAGCCACCTGGCGCCGGACTCCGGTGCCAAATTTCCCATTGCCGAATTTCCGCGCATCGGATTCCTGAAGAATCTCGTGCGTTCGCCTCTGATCGAGATCGGCGAATACAGCTACTACGACGATCCCGAGGGGCCCGAGTGCTTCGAAGAGAAGTGTGTCCTCTATCACTACGACTTCATCGGCGATCGCCTGGTGATCGGCCGTTTCTGTGCCCTTGCGACCGGCGTGCAATTCATCATGAACGGCGCCAATCACGCGCTGGACGGCTTCTCGACCTTTCCATTCGGCATTTTCCCCGGGTCATGGCGTGAAGCCTCCGATCCTGCGGCCCATACGGCCGGCCATCGCGGCGACACCATCGTCGGCAATGACGTGTGGATCGGCATGGAGGCGACGATCATGCCGGGAGTCAGGATTGGAGACGGCGCCATCATCGCGGCCAAATCGGTCGTGGCGAAAGACGTGCCGCCCTATGCCGTCGTGGCGGGAAACCCGGCGCGAATCGTCAGAACGCGCTTTCCGGCCGAAGCCATAGAGCGGCTGCTGGAAATCGCCTGGTGGCACTGGCCGATCGACAAGGTGACGCGCAACATCGCGGCGATCACCGGTGCCGACCTCAAGGCGCTCGAGGGCGCGCGGTAA
- a CDS encoding DUF2842 domain-containing protein, giving the protein MPVRLRKLIGTILIIILVITYALAAVTFASLLLGASAWWAHLLYFFFTGLLWILPAMLIIKWMEKPARR; this is encoded by the coding sequence ATGCCCGTACGCCTTAGAAAACTGATCGGCACAATCCTGATCATCATTCTCGTCATCACCTATGCGCTGGCGGCCGTAACCTTCGCCTCCCTCCTGCTCGGCGCGTCAGCGTGGTGGGCGCATCTCCTCTATTTCTTCTTTACCGGGCTCCTGTGGATCCTTCCAGCCATGCTGATCATCAAGTGGATGGAAAAACCCGCAAGACGCTGA
- a CDS encoding metallophosphoesterase family protein codes for MRIAVISDIHGNHLALEAVLADIDAQGIGEIVNLGDHLSGPLDAARTADILISRGMAAIRGNHDRYLLTQDPSEMSLSDRAAHDQLEPRHLEWLATLPETFVYRDTLFLCHGTPQGDETYWMESLAPEGIVHMANRKAIEGFAEDIAYPVILCAHTHIPRAVRLRDGRLLVNPGSVGCPGYTDDHPIAHRVETGSPDARYAILDHTAKGWSVTFRCIPYDHMAMARLAADRNRPDWASVLATGFLD; via the coding sequence ATGAGGATCGCCGTCATTTCCGATATTCACGGGAACCATCTCGCGCTGGAGGCGGTCCTCGCGGATATCGATGCGCAGGGCATCGGCGAGATCGTCAACCTCGGCGATCATCTGAGCGGCCCTCTCGACGCAGCCCGGACGGCCGATATCCTGATCTCCCGGGGCATGGCGGCGATCCGCGGCAACCATGACCGCTATCTGCTCACGCAGGATCCAAGCGAGATGAGTCTTTCCGACCGGGCGGCCCATGACCAGCTTGAGCCGCGGCATCTGGAATGGCTGGCGACGCTGCCGGAGACGTTCGTCTATCGTGACACGCTCTTTCTCTGCCATGGCACGCCGCAGGGCGACGAGACCTATTGGATGGAGTCCCTGGCCCCCGAAGGCATCGTCCATATGGCGAACCGGAAGGCGATCGAAGGTTTCGCGGAAGATATCGCTTATCCGGTGATCCTCTGCGCTCACACGCATATACCGCGTGCGGTGCGGCTTCGGGACGGGCGACTCCTCGTCAATCCAGGAAGCGTCGGTTGCCCCGGCTATACCGACGATCACCCCATTGCCCACAGGGTGGAGACCGGTTCGCCGGACGCGCGCTATGCCATTCTCGATCACACGGCGAAGGGATGGAGCGTGACCTTCCGCTGCATTCCCTACGATCACATGGCGATGGCGAGACTGGCCGCCGATCGCAACCGCCCGGATTGGGCAAGCGTGCTCGCCACCGGCTTTCTGGACTGA